From Amycolatopsis sp. YIM 10, the proteins below share one genomic window:
- a CDS encoding ABC transporter permease: MLSLAWRTIRARRGAFAAAFVAVFFGSALITASGVLLESGLRAGVPPQRYATAPVVATAVHEVPTEDGLSQRFGDRVPLPAATADRIAAVPGVRAAVGDVSVTASLHGGSLPLVVHGWSSAQLGPVALENGRAPAAPDEIVLGGAAGMRVGDVAELEIGAVGTSYRVVGTTATDAVFLTDMQARHVSGRPDQIDAVAVLAEPGADEDELAARIAQAVPGVATAVGDDRAEAEFLDVGAARQFLVVMSTAFGGTMLMIVLLVVASTLGLSIQQRRREFALLRAVAATPRQVYRLIATESVVLAAVAAVLGALPGLGLALVLRDALAGFGAVPEGFRFTIGPLPVIAAALTCLLTAWGAGLIAGRRAARISPAAALGEAAVEPAQLGRVRQLVGWVLAAVGAGAGITLPLVVSGGPAVAGAASSALLLVIAVALLGPRLLTATAWLLGRIGLLRSTPGQLAGANTRARSRRLGSAATPLIMGVALAAVQIFTATTTDAAAKDQAEQGIRADHVITAGGGIAPVVADAVRQLPGVDSVTPVARTSVLVSHQELGERATNAYAAQGVTPDRLGEVMDLDLRRGDLGGLTGNSVALSELAADSFGVDVGAPLTMSLGDGTSHTATVVAVYGSGLGFGDITLPNDVVLAHTGSRLDDELLLATAPGTDPAALREALRVHPGLELADRTSFTAARTAASAQSAVNLLLNLLLLGFIAIAVVNILVLATAARVREFALLRLVGAKPRQVRAMMRGEAAVVVVAAVGLGSLAALPPLVGISIGLTGSALPTVPPLAYLGIVAAAAVFGWGSIAIPARIAMRPAPVAAMRVAD; the protein is encoded by the coding sequence ATGCTTTCACTGGCCTGGCGGACGATCCGCGCGCGACGCGGTGCCTTCGCCGCCGCGTTCGTCGCGGTGTTCTTCGGTTCCGCGTTGATCACCGCGAGCGGCGTGCTGCTCGAATCCGGCCTGCGCGCGGGGGTGCCACCGCAGCGCTACGCCACCGCGCCGGTGGTGGCCACCGCCGTGCACGAGGTGCCCACAGAGGACGGTCTGAGCCAGCGGTTCGGTGACCGCGTCCCGCTTCCGGCCGCGACCGCCGACCGGATCGCCGCCGTGCCGGGGGTGCGCGCTGCCGTCGGCGATGTCAGCGTGACGGCCTCGCTGCACGGCGGCTCGCTTCCGCTGGTCGTGCACGGCTGGTCTTCGGCCCAACTCGGACCGGTCGCGCTCGAGAACGGACGAGCCCCGGCCGCGCCGGACGAGATCGTGCTCGGCGGTGCCGCCGGGATGCGCGTCGGTGACGTGGCCGAACTGGAGATCGGCGCGGTCGGCACGTCCTACCGCGTGGTCGGCACGACGGCCACGGACGCCGTGTTCCTCACCGACATGCAAGCCCGGCACGTTTCCGGGCGGCCCGACCAGATCGACGCCGTGGCCGTGCTCGCCGAGCCCGGTGCCGACGAGGACGAACTGGCCGCGCGCATCGCGCAGGCCGTGCCCGGTGTGGCCACCGCTGTCGGCGACGACCGCGCCGAGGCGGAGTTCCTCGACGTCGGTGCCGCGCGGCAGTTCCTGGTGGTGATGTCGACCGCGTTCGGCGGCACCATGCTGATGATCGTGCTGCTGGTCGTGGCCAGCACGCTCGGCCTGTCGATCCAGCAGCGGCGGCGTGAGTTCGCCCTGCTGCGGGCCGTCGCGGCCACGCCGCGACAGGTCTACCGGCTGATCGCCACCGAGTCGGTGGTGCTGGCCGCGGTGGCCGCCGTGCTCGGCGCGCTGCCCGGTCTCGGACTGGCGCTGGTGCTGCGCGACGCGCTCGCCGGTTTCGGTGCCGTGCCCGAAGGGTTCCGCTTCACCATCGGTCCGCTTCCGGTGATCGCCGCAGCGCTCACGTGCCTGCTGACGGCGTGGGGCGCGGGCCTGATCGCGGGACGGCGGGCCGCGCGGATCAGCCCGGCCGCGGCTCTCGGTGAAGCCGCCGTGGAACCGGCACAGCTCGGGCGTGTCCGCCAGCTCGTCGGCTGGGTGCTCGCCGCGGTCGGCGCGGGGGCCGGGATCACGCTGCCGTTGGTGGTCTCCGGTGGCCCGGCGGTCGCCGGCGCGGCCAGTTCGGCGTTGCTGCTGGTGATCGCCGTGGCACTGCTCGGGCCGCGCCTGCTCACCGCCACCGCCTGGCTGCTCGGCCGGATCGGCCTGCTGCGGTCGACGCCGGGTCAGCTGGCCGGGGCCAACACCAGGGCGCGCTCGCGGCGCCTCGGCTCGGCCGCCACCCCGCTGATCATGGGCGTCGCGCTGGCCGCGGTGCAGATCTTCACCGCGACCACCACCGACGCGGCCGCGAAGGACCAGGCGGAGCAGGGCATCCGCGCGGACCACGTGATCACCGCGGGCGGCGGCATCGCCCCCGTTGTCGCCGACGCCGTGCGGCAGCTGCCCGGGGTCGACTCGGTGACCCCGGTCGCGCGCACCTCGGTGCTGGTCAGCCACCAGGAACTCGGCGAACGGGCGACCAACGCCTACGCCGCCCAAGGCGTCACACCCGATCGGCTCGGCGAAGTGATGGACCTCGACCTCCGGCGTGGTGACCTGGGCGGGCTCACCGGGAACTCGGTGGCGTTGAGCGAACTCGCCGCCGACAGCTTCGGGGTCGACGTCGGCGCGCCGCTCACCATGAGCCTCGGTGACGGCACTTCGCACACCGCCACCGTGGTCGCCGTCTACGGCAGCGGACTGGGCTTCGGCGACATCACGCTGCCGAACGACGTGGTGCTCGCGCACACCGGCAGCCGCCTCGACGACGAACTGCTGCTGGCCACCGCGCCGGGCACCGATCCGGCCGCGCTGCGCGAGGCGTTGCGAGTCCACCCCGGTCTGGAACTCGCCGACCGCACGTCGTTCACCGCCGCGCGGACCGCCGCCTCCGCGCAGTCGGCGGTCAACCTGCTGCTGAACCTGCTGCTGCTCGGCTTCATCGCCATCGCGGTGGTGAACATCCTGGTGCTGGCCACCGCGGCCCGCGTCCGCGAGTTCGCGCTGCTGCGGCTGGTCGGCGCGAAACCGCGGCAGGTGCGGGCGATGATGCGCGGTGAGGCGGCGGTCGTGGTGGTGGCCGCGGTGGGGCTCGGCTCGCTGGCGGCGCTGCCACCGCTGGTCGGGATCAGCATCGGCCTGACCGGCTCGGCGCTGCCCACCGTGCCGCCGCTGGCCTACCTGGGCATCGTCGCCGCGGCCGCGGTGTTCGGCTGGGGTTCGATCGCCATCCCCGCCCGGATCGCGATGCGTCCCGCCCCGGTCGCGGCGATGCGCGTGGCCGACTGA
- a CDS encoding helix-turn-helix domain-containing protein: MSEDAGALAAKVDHLFRTVRPRDGGEYSFEEVAEALRARGGPTISATYLWQLRKGIRDNPTKRHLEALAGFFGVPAAYFFDDEETRRIDAELALLTALRDAPVRQIALRASGLSPKSLEAIAEMVDRVRELEGLPQADPPTPEP, encoded by the coding sequence ATGTCCGAGGACGCGGGTGCCCTGGCGGCGAAGGTGGACCACCTCTTCCGCACGGTGCGCCCCCGCGACGGCGGCGAGTACTCGTTCGAAGAAGTCGCCGAAGCCCTGCGTGCCCGCGGTGGGCCGACCATCTCGGCCACCTATCTCTGGCAGCTCCGCAAGGGCATCCGCGACAACCCGACCAAACGCCACCTCGAAGCGCTCGCCGGGTTCTTCGGCGTGCCTGCCGCGTACTTCTTCGACGACGAGGAAACCCGGCGGATCGACGCCGAACTGGCCCTGCTCACCGCGTTGCGGGACGCGCCGGTACGGCAGATCGCCCTGCGCGCCAGCGGGTTGTCGCCCAAGAGCCTGGAGGCGATCGCGGAAATGGTCGACCGCGTGCGGGAGCTGGAGGGACTGCCCCAGGCCGACCCGCCGACGCCCGAACCGTGA
- a CDS encoding Nramp family divalent metal transporter — MNTSATRLEPQLTPPTGKARFRGLGPGLLAAATGVGAGDLVATMVAGAQYGTLLLWAALIGTVLKLALGEGVGRWHLASGTTLLDGWRRLGRWATGFFGIYIVIWGFVYGATAMSAVGLPLNALFGGLPVRGWAMIAGVVGVALVWAQRYHFFEKFMTVLVLIKFASVVAVAILVTPDLAELAKGLTFQLPAGSTVYVLGLIGGVGGTITMAAYGYWMFAKGWKGTGWLSMMRLDNAVGYIMTGIFVVAMLIVGSTILFGQKLTQSDSGLLILGNELGERYGQWARILFLVGFLAVTTTSLLGVWNGVSLLFADWTRTIRLPHGRKAELVTAEVPGEDKGETTAYRATAVEKSLPFRGYLLWLTFPPMILLFLDKPFGLTLVYGVLGSVFMPFLAITLMLLLNSKRVERDGRSGWLSNGLLGAASALFLFLLITDLVERFG, encoded by the coding sequence ATGAACACTTCCGCCACGCGGCTGGAACCGCAGCTGACCCCGCCGACCGGGAAGGCACGGTTCCGGGGACTGGGACCAGGCCTGCTGGCCGCGGCCACCGGCGTCGGGGCGGGGGACCTCGTCGCCACCATGGTGGCCGGCGCGCAGTACGGCACCCTGCTGCTGTGGGCGGCGCTCATCGGCACCGTGCTCAAGCTGGCCCTCGGCGAGGGTGTCGGCCGCTGGCACCTGGCCTCGGGCACCACCCTGCTCGACGGCTGGCGCAGGCTGGGCCGCTGGGCCACCGGCTTCTTCGGCATCTACATCGTGATCTGGGGCTTCGTCTACGGCGCCACCGCGATGTCGGCGGTCGGCCTCCCGCTGAACGCGTTGTTCGGCGGACTGCCGGTGCGCGGCTGGGCGATGATCGCCGGCGTGGTCGGCGTGGCGCTGGTCTGGGCGCAGCGGTACCACTTCTTCGAGAAGTTCATGACCGTGCTGGTGCTGATCAAGTTCGCCTCGGTGGTCGCGGTGGCCATCCTGGTCACCCCGGACCTGGCGGAACTGGCCAAGGGCCTGACCTTCCAGCTGCCCGCCGGTTCCACGGTCTACGTGCTCGGCCTGATCGGCGGTGTCGGCGGCACCATCACCATGGCCGCCTACGGCTACTGGATGTTCGCGAAGGGCTGGAAGGGCACCGGCTGGCTGTCGATGATGCGGCTGGACAACGCGGTCGGCTACATCATGACCGGCATCTTCGTGGTGGCCATGCTGATCGTCGGCTCGACCATCCTCTTCGGACAGAAGCTGACCCAGTCCGACAGCGGCCTGCTGATCCTCGGCAACGAGCTGGGGGAGCGGTACGGCCAGTGGGCGCGCATCCTGTTCCTGGTCGGCTTCCTGGCCGTGACCACCACCTCGCTGCTGGGCGTGTGGAACGGGGTCAGCCTGCTCTTCGCCGACTGGACCCGCACCATCCGGCTGCCGCACGGGCGCAAGGCGGAGCTGGTCACCGCCGAGGTGCCCGGTGAGGACAAGGGCGAAACCACGGCCTACCGCGCCACGGCGGTGGAGAAGTCCCTGCCGTTCCGCGGTTACCTGCTCTGGCTGACCTTCCCGCCGATGATCCTGTTGTTCCTGGACAAGCCGTTCGGGCTCACCCTGGTCTACGGTGTGCTCGGCTCGGTGTTCATGCCGTTCCTGGCGATCACCCTGATGCTGCTGCTGAACTCCAAGCGGGTGGAGCGCGACGGCCGGTCCGGCTGGCTGTCCAACGGCCTGCTCGGCGCGGCCTCGGCGCTGTTCCTGTTCCTGCTGATCACCGATCTGGTCGAGCGCTTCGGCTGA
- a CDS encoding response regulator transcription factor: MRVLVVEDDDGVAAAVVDALVSAGHGAVRARLAAEVAQLRQDADLVLLDLGLPDADGLTVLRELRQAGDQPVLVMTARTAERDVVRTLRLGADDYLVKPVRLPELLARIDAVARRRLKTRKAPEVVELGDVRIDLAACTVTAAGTELALTGKEFDILAALAVAAGTAVSRQALVERVWGEAPGSRTLDAHVMTLRGKLNRPGLLATVRGFGYRLGS; the protein is encoded by the coding sequence GTGCGGGTTCTGGTGGTGGAGGACGACGACGGTGTGGCCGCCGCGGTGGTGGACGCGCTGGTGTCGGCCGGGCACGGCGCGGTCCGCGCCCGGCTGGCCGCCGAGGTCGCCCAGTTGCGCCAAGACGCCGACCTGGTGCTGCTCGATCTCGGCCTGCCCGACGCCGACGGGCTGACCGTGCTGCGTGAACTCCGCCAGGCCGGCGACCAGCCGGTCCTGGTGATGACCGCCCGCACCGCCGAGCGCGACGTCGTGCGCACGCTGCGCCTCGGCGCCGACGACTACCTGGTCAAGCCGGTCCGCCTGCCCGAGTTGCTGGCCCGCATCGACGCGGTCGCCCGCCGCCGCCTGAAGACCAGGAAGGCTCCCGAGGTGGTCGAGCTGGGTGACGTGCGGATCGACCTGGCGGCGTGCACGGTCACCGCCGCGGGCACCGAACTCGCCCTGACCGGCAAGGAGTTCGACATCCTCGCCGCGCTCGCCGTCGCCGCGGGCACCGCGGTGAGCAGGCAGGCACTGGTCGAACGGGTCTGGGGCGAGGCACCCGGCTCGCGCACGCTCGACGCGCACGTGATGACCTTGCGTGGCAAGCTGAACCGGCCCGGCCTGCTGGCCACCGTGCGTGGTTTCGGTTACCGGCTGGGCAGCTGA
- a CDS encoding SLC13 family permease: MSAEIIALVVFAAVFAISAIRNVHMGALALVAAFIVGIGVVGEDLDRILEAFPVDALLILLGITYLFGMARETGTIDWLVDRSIRLVGPRVALLPWAMWLIGTGVACLGTSHAAFAVVPIAMSLATTHRISPTLMGIAMSSAIVGGALAPTSINGITVATIAEDAGLPYNAALMFGLSVGVNALVVLVAFLMFGGPELVRRSRSDAAPAEGGGGTAVLTEAPPVNRTQVTVLVALFLLVAGFFTLTVLEVDVNLGVVALTLAVFLSLLVPDVGRRAISKVDWGTILLLGGILTYVGVLTRLGAIDQLGELARSVDVPLIAAVVICVIAGLVSAFASTIGILGALIPLAVPLLVAGGGLEMTGFIYALAISASLVDCAPFSTTGATIVASAAEPERPLLSKRLTAWGFAMVLIGPAFTILTMVLPQLLLA; encoded by the coding sequence ATGAGCGCCGAGATCATCGCGCTGGTCGTTTTCGCCGCTGTGTTCGCCATTTCCGCGATCCGCAACGTCCACATGGGAGCGCTGGCGCTGGTCGCCGCGTTCATCGTGGGCATCGGCGTGGTCGGGGAAGACCTGGACCGGATCCTCGAAGCGTTCCCGGTTGACGCGCTGCTGATCCTGCTCGGCATCACCTACCTGTTCGGCATGGCCAGGGAAACCGGCACTATCGACTGGCTGGTCGATCGGTCGATCCGGCTGGTCGGGCCGAGGGTGGCGCTGCTGCCGTGGGCGATGTGGCTGATCGGCACCGGCGTGGCCTGCCTCGGCACCTCGCACGCGGCGTTCGCCGTGGTGCCGATCGCGATGTCGCTGGCCACCACGCACCGGATCAGCCCGACGTTGATGGGCATCGCGATGAGCTCCGCGATCGTCGGCGGCGCGCTCGCCCCGACCAGCATCAACGGCATCACCGTGGCCACCATCGCCGAGGACGCGGGCCTGCCGTACAACGCGGCGCTGATGTTCGGCCTGTCGGTCGGCGTGAACGCGCTGGTGGTGCTGGTGGCGTTCCTGATGTTCGGCGGTCCGGAACTGGTGCGCCGCTCACGCTCGGACGCGGCGCCCGCCGAGGGCGGTGGCGGGACCGCGGTGCTCACCGAGGCGCCGCCGGTCAACCGTACTCAGGTGACCGTGCTGGTCGCGCTGTTCCTGCTGGTGGCCGGGTTCTTCACGCTGACCGTGCTGGAGGTGGACGTCAATCTCGGGGTGGTCGCGCTGACCCTGGCGGTGTTCCTGTCGCTGCTGGTGCCCGACGTCGGCCGCCGCGCGATCTCGAAGGTCGACTGGGGCACGATCCTGCTGCTGGGCGGCATTCTCACCTATGTCGGCGTGCTCACCCGGCTGGGCGCGATCGACCAGCTCGGCGAGCTGGCGCGCTCGGTCGACGTGCCGCTGATCGCCGCGGTGGTGATCTGCGTGATCGCCGGTCTGGTCTCGGCGTTCGCCTCGACGATCGGCATTCTCGGCGCGCTGATCCCGCTGGCCGTGCCACTGCTGGTGGCCGGTGGCGGGCTGGAGATGACCGGGTTCATCTACGCGCTCGCCATCTCGGCGTCCCTTGTGGACTGCGCGCCGTTCTCCACCACGGGCGCCACCATCGTCGCCTCGGCGGCGGAACCGGAACGCCCGCTGCTGTCCAAACGGCTCACCGCCTGGGGCTTCGCCATGGTGCTGATCGGACCGGCTTTCACGATTCTCACCATGGTCCTGCCACAGCTCCTACTGGCCTGA
- a CDS encoding homoserine dehydrogenase produces the protein MIHSHGTRDREPVRIALTGANGGYGRTLLAQLRRTPELVPAALVEPDADGMRRTLAELGLDDTTVVTDGAAVDWRGVDVLVEATGQVAVGTGYAESALDNGVHVVMVSKEVDTVAGVALAAKAEVAGLRYLPGDGDQPANLLRLVDWVSATGLEIVAIGKSGEYDLVFDPATGTVTQAGVSIDAPGLADLLELGPDPRSTVDRRAALVAGLKRSAAADLCEMTVVAMRTGAVPDTEGLHYPVARIAELADIYAAREDGGILGRTGVVDVFSALRLPGEASFAGGVFAVVRTGDPVTWELLRGKGHVVSRSGEYACFYWPYHAMGVETPLTIHAAVDGTGVAPRPRPSTLLAARTATALDPGTSFQVTGHHHEINGVAPVMVAPTAGIAPYYLLGGARLGRAVAAGELVRLDDLDGVAPGPLAAWAASTASSREPGV, from the coding sequence GTGATCCACTCCCATGGCACGCGGGACCGCGAGCCGGTCCGCATCGCGCTGACCGGCGCGAACGGTGGCTACGGCCGCACGCTGCTCGCCCAGTTGCGGCGCACCCCCGAACTGGTCCCGGCCGCGCTCGTCGAGCCCGACGCGGACGGGATGCGGCGCACGCTGGCCGAACTGGGCCTCGACGACACGACCGTGGTCACGGACGGCGCGGCCGTGGACTGGCGCGGCGTCGACGTGCTCGTCGAGGCCACCGGCCAGGTCGCCGTCGGCACCGGCTACGCCGAGTCCGCTTTGGACAACGGCGTGCACGTGGTGATGGTCAGCAAGGAGGTGGACACCGTGGCCGGGGTCGCGCTGGCGGCGAAGGCCGAGGTCGCCGGGCTGCGCTACCTGCCCGGTGACGGCGACCAGCCGGCCAACCTGCTCCGCCTGGTCGACTGGGTTTCCGCCACCGGGCTGGAGATCGTCGCCATCGGCAAGTCGGGGGAGTACGACCTGGTCTTCGACCCGGCCACCGGCACCGTGACGCAGGCGGGCGTGAGCATCGACGCGCCGGGCCTGGCCGACCTGCTCGAACTGGGGCCGGACCCGCGGAGCACAGTGGACCGTCGCGCCGCGCTGGTCGCCGGGCTCAAGCGCTCGGCCGCGGCGGACCTGTGCGAGATGACCGTGGTCGCCATGCGCACCGGCGCCGTGCCGGACACAGAGGGCTTGCACTACCCGGTCGCCCGCATCGCCGAACTCGCCGACATCTACGCCGCCCGCGAAGACGGCGGGATCCTCGGCCGCACCGGGGTGGTCGACGTGTTCTCCGCGCTGCGCCTGCCCGGTGAAGCCAGCTTCGCCGGCGGTGTGTTCGCCGTGGTGCGCACCGGCGACCCGGTGACCTGGGAACTGTTGCGGGGCAAGGGACACGTCGTCAGCCGGAGCGGTGAGTACGCCTGCTTCTACTGGCCCTATCACGCGATGGGCGTGGAAACCCCGCTCACCATTCACGCGGCGGTGGACGGGACCGGGGTCGCGCCGCGCCCTCGGCCGTCCACGTTGCTGGCCGCCAGGACGGCGACCGCGCTCGACCCCGGCACCTCGTTCCAGGTGACCGGGCACCACCACGAAATCAACGGGGTCGCGCCGGTGATGGTGGCGCCGACGGCCGGGATCGCGCCCTACTACCTGCTCGGCGGCGCGCGGCTGGGCCGTGCGGTCGCCGCCGGTGAGCTGGTGCGCCTGGACGACCTCGACGGCGTCGCACCCGGTCCGCTCGCCGCCTGGGCCGCCAGTACCGCCAGCAGCAGGGAGCCGGGAGTATGA
- the otnK gene encoding 3-oxo-tetronate kinase has protein sequence MLGAIADDFTGATDLAIMLRRNGYRVAVTIEDHDPGTSERTEIDAIVIALKTRTAPVAEAVDSSRTALHRLRDWGAEQVYVKYCSTFDSTDAGNIGPVLDVVSDELGAEKVVVAPALPANGRTVYLGHLFVGADLLEHSSMRHHPLTPMTRSRVADLLRPQTPHGVTEIHHGTVRQGPDAVRAAIETAAGRYVVVDTIDDEDLRVLGAAVADSPVVSGGSGLACGLRSPGAPDDDWQSIPDTGRVVLCGSASATTRRQIADAARSQPVRRVDPRAAVREPDAEIGRIVDWVRARGPAGAPIVYAAGEPADVVSEVDGLPVAPAVESVLAGAAQRLVAEAGITRLLAAGGETSGAIVRALGIGLLRIGPEIAPGICWSGAVTTAGTEIALALKSGNFGPDDLFTSAWDRLA, from the coding sequence ATGCTGGGAGCCATCGCCGACGACTTCACCGGTGCCACCGATCTGGCGATCATGTTGCGCCGCAACGGGTACCGGGTCGCGGTCACGATCGAGGACCACGACCCCGGGACATCGGAGCGCACGGAAATCGACGCCATCGTGATCGCGCTCAAGACGCGGACCGCACCCGTCGCCGAGGCGGTGGACAGCTCGCGGACGGCACTGCACCGCCTGCGCGACTGGGGCGCGGAGCAGGTCTACGTGAAGTACTGCTCGACCTTCGACTCCACCGACGCGGGAAACATCGGCCCGGTGCTGGATGTCGTGTCGGACGAACTGGGCGCGGAGAAGGTGGTTGTCGCCCCCGCGCTGCCCGCCAACGGCCGCACCGTCTATCTCGGACACCTTTTTGTCGGCGCCGACCTGCTCGAACACTCGTCGATGCGGCACCACCCGCTCACTCCGATGACCCGTTCCCGGGTCGCGGACCTGCTCCGCCCGCAGACCCCGCACGGGGTCACGGAGATCCACCACGGGACCGTGCGACAAGGGCCGGACGCGGTGCGAGCGGCGATCGAGACCGCGGCAGGGCGGTACGTCGTGGTCGACACGATCGACGACGAGGACCTGCGTGTGCTCGGCGCCGCGGTCGCCGACAGCCCGGTCGTCAGCGGTGGCTCCGGACTCGCGTGCGGCCTGCGCAGTCCCGGTGCCCCGGACGACGACTGGCAGTCCATTCCGGACACCGGACGGGTGGTGTTGTGCGGCAGCGCCTCCGCGACCACGCGGCGGCAGATCGCCGACGCCGCCCGCAGCCAGCCGGTGCGCCGGGTGGACCCGCGCGCGGCCGTGCGCGAGCCCGACGCCGAAATCGGCCGCATCGTCGACTGGGTCCGCGCGCGGGGACCGGCCGGCGCACCGATCGTCTACGCGGCGGGCGAACCAGCGGACGTGGTGTCCGAAGTGGACGGCCTGCCGGTCGCGCCCGCGGTGGAGAGCGTGCTGGCCGGGGCCGCACAACGGCTCGTCGCCGAAGCCGGGATCACCCGGCTGCTCGCGGCGGGTGGTGAGACCAGCGGCGCGATCGTGCGCGCGCTCGGCATCGGGCTGCTGCGGATCGGCCCGGAGATCGCGCCCGGCATCTGCTGGAGCGGCGCGGTCACCACCGCCGGTACCGAAATCGCGCTCGCGCTCAAGAGCGGCAACTTCGGGCCCGACGACCTGTTCACCTCGGCGTGGGACCGGCTCGCGTGA
- a CDS encoding class II aldolase/adducin family protein — protein sequence MSAIDELLAAGVRVVEEGLSPGTSGNLSLRDGDRILLSGTGVSLGRMRPEDIAVLDLDGRVLDGAKPSKEWPLHAAFYRRDDRHRAVVHVHSPSTVAVSCLEPWAEHSAVPPLTPYFVMRVGQTPLLPYRPPGDPGLGEDLRECPWELRAALLANHGSVLAGADLGEAVDRAVELEEACRITLLTSGLARRELDADAAAALARRWSSPWRERTTLSAPRR from the coding sequence GTGAGCGCGATCGACGAACTGCTCGCCGCCGGGGTCCGCGTGGTCGAAGAAGGGCTCAGCCCGGGAACCAGCGGCAACCTCAGCCTCCGTGACGGCGATCGCATCCTGCTCAGCGGGACCGGGGTGTCGCTCGGGCGGATGCGACCGGAGGACATCGCCGTGCTCGACCTCGACGGGCGCGTGCTCGACGGCGCGAAACCGTCGAAGGAATGGCCGCTGCACGCCGCCTTCTACCGGCGCGACGACCGGCACCGGGCGGTGGTCCACGTGCATTCGCCGTCCACCGTGGCGGTGTCGTGCCTGGAACCGTGGGCCGAGCACAGCGCGGTCCCGCCGCTCACCCCGTACTTCGTGATGCGCGTCGGGCAGACACCGCTGCTCCCCTACCGCCCGCCGGGTGATCCCGGACTCGGTGAGGACCTGCGCGAATGCCCGTGGGAACTGCGGGCGGCGCTGCTGGCCAACCACGGCTCGGTGCTCGCGGGCGCGGATCTCGGCGAAGCCGTCGACCGGGCCGTCGAACTCGAAGAGGCCTGCCGGATCACGCTGCTGACCAGCGGACTGGCGCGCCGGGAACTCGACGCCGATGCGGCCGCGGCGCTCGCGCGCCGGTGGTCGAGCCCCTGGCGCGAGCGAACTACACTGAGCGCCCCGAGGAGGTAG
- a CDS encoding DeoR/GlpR family DNA-binding transcription regulator, whose amino-acid sequence MASPPLIPEQRRQEILRHLRQAQVLSYHQLTELLGVSHMTIRRDIAALEKQGSVEATPGGAKIATRLLREPDRTEKAGTDRAAKTAMARAAATMVTDSMTIYLDAGTTIQAIRPFLGEVRDLTVVSNDLATVADFCDHPGVDLICVGGRVETANRSTAGRLATLALRELSLDVAFLSSSSWDVGHGVTTPVEAKVDVKRAALAAATTSVLVAGSAKFGRFARYRVLRLDEIDKIITDDELDDEAAAEIAGTGVPLLRAGLDNSGVA is encoded by the coding sequence ATGGCGAGCCCGCCGCTCATTCCCGAGCAGCGACGGCAGGAGATCCTGCGTCATCTGCGGCAGGCGCAGGTACTGAGCTACCACCAGCTCACCGAACTGCTCGGCGTCAGCCACATGACCATCCGGCGCGACATCGCCGCGCTGGAGAAGCAGGGCAGCGTGGAGGCCACCCCGGGCGGCGCGAAGATCGCCACGCGGCTGCTTCGCGAACCCGACCGCACCGAGAAGGCGGGCACCGACCGGGCCGCGAAGACCGCGATGGCGCGGGCCGCGGCCACCATGGTCACCGACTCGATGACGATCTATCTCGACGCCGGGACCACCATCCAGGCCATCCGCCCGTTCCTCGGCGAGGTGCGCGACCTGACCGTGGTCAGCAACGACCTGGCCACCGTGGCGGACTTCTGCGACCACCCCGGCGTGGACCTGATCTGCGTCGGTGGCCGGGTGGAGACGGCGAACCGCTCCACCGCGGGCAGGCTCGCCACGCTCGCCCTCCGCGAGTTGTCGCTGGACGTCGCCTTTCTCTCGTCGAGTTCGTGGGACGTCGGGCACGGCGTCACCACGCCGGTCGAGGCGAAGGTCGACGTGAAGCGGGCGGCGCTGGCCGCGGCGACCACCTCGGTGCTGGTCGCGGGCAGCGCGAAGTTCGGCCGCTTCGCGCGGTATCGGGTGCTGCGCCTGGACGAGATCGACAAGATCATCACCGACGACGAGCTGGACGACGAGGCAGCCGCGGAGATCGCCGGAACCGGCGTCCCGCTGCTACGCGCCGGGCTCGACAACTCAGGCGTCGCCTGA